A single genomic interval of Cucumis sativus cultivar 9930 chromosome 5, Cucumber_9930_V3, whole genome shotgun sequence harbors:
- the LOC101209139 gene encoding probable methionine--tRNA ligase isoform X2, which translates to MVANGGSALDRKQLVASALAKHFALDHNALIGENAECDFRAYVLNILKASRNGASVDDNIEVTKWITFADSFPVDSKACFDVLKQLNEELAPKSVLLGKGLKPSEADVLVFSVLHPYVIGLSNAEMEKLPHVLRWMDYIQNKENFGELFQKILLQKCEFDPPGNKVVANNVNEDSNAKKSSQSTKVSEKPQVNPDTKKTDAGKKEKEKKEAAPEKKKPVETETADKEKEVSVSLLNIRVGLIRKAWKHPSADSLLVEEIDVGEAKVRQVVSGLAKYYSPEELTNRRVVLITNVKPGKLRDVMSEGLVLCASNEDHTVVEPLLPPEGANIGEQISFSGVDGKPEDVLNPKKKQLDKITPHLFTNDKGEATFKGIPFMTSAGPCTSTISKGSIK; encoded by the exons ATGGTTGCCAATGGAGGTTCTGCTTTGGATAGGAAGCAGTTAGTAGCATCAGCGCTGGCTAAACACTTCGCCTTAGATCAT AATGCATTGATTGGAGAAAATGCGGAATGCGATTTTAGGGCTTATGTACTAAACATCTTGAAAGCTTCAAGAAATGGTGCCTCTGTGGATGATAATATTGAG GTGACAAAATGGATTACATTTGCAGATAGCTTTCCTGTAGATTCTAAGGCATGCTTTGACGTTCTCAAACAATTAAATGAAGAACTAGCTCCAAAGTCTGTACTTTTGGGTAAAGGATTGAAGCCATCTGAAGCTGATGTACTTGTGTTTTCAGTACTACACCCTTATGTG ATTGGCCTTTCAAACGCAGAGATGGAAAAGTTGCCACATGTTTTAAGATGGATGGATTACATCCAG AACAAAGAGAATTTTGGGGAGTTATTTCAGAAGATACTGCTACAGAAATGTGAATTTGATCCTCCA GGAAACAAAGTTGTTGCCAACAATGTTAATGAAGATTCAAATGCCAAGAAGTCTTCGCAAAGCACCAAGGTTTCAGAAAAGCCTCAAGTGAACCCAGACACTAAGAAAACTGATGCAGGG aaaaaagagaaggaaaaaaaggaagctGCTCCGGAAAAGAAGAAACCAGTTGAGACTGAAACAGCGGACAAAGAAAAGGAAGTTAGTGTTAGTTTGTTGAATATAAGAGTTGGCCTTATTCGCAAAGCATGGAAACATCCATCTGCTGACAG TTTGTTGGTTGAGGAGATAGACGTTGGTGAGGCGAAAGTGCGGCAGGTTGTGAGTGGTCTGGCAAAATACTATAGTCCAGAGGAGTTAACT AACCGCCGTGTTGTTCTTATTACTAATGTAAAACCTGGAAAGCTACGAGATGTGATGTCAGAGGGATTG GTGTTATGTGCATCTAATGAAGACCACACCGTCGTGGAACCTTTGCTTCCTCCAGAAGGAGCCAACATTGGtgaacaaatttcattttctgg GGTTGATGGAAAACCAGAAGATGTTCTTAACCCCAAAAAGAAGCAACTGGATAAGATTACACCG CATCTCTTCACCAACGACAAGGGGGAGGCAACGTTCAAAGGAATTCCTTTCATGACATCTGCAGGACCGTGCACATCGACGATCTCCAAGGGAAGTATCAAATGA
- the LOC101209139 gene encoding aminoacyl tRNA synthase complex-interacting multifunctional protein 1 isoform X1, whose amino-acid sequence MVANGGSALDRKQLVASALAKHFALDHNALIGENAECDFRAYVLNILKASRNGASVDDNIEVTKWITFADSFPVDSKACFDVLKQLNEELAPKSVLLGKGLKPSEADVLVFSVLHPYVIGLSNAEMEKLPHVLRWMDYIQNKENFGELFQKILLQKCEFDPPLQGNKVVANNVNEDSNAKKSSQSTKVSEKPQVNPDTKKTDAGKKEKEKKEAAPEKKKPVETETADKEKEVSVSLLNIRVGLIRKAWKHPSADSLLVEEIDVGEAKVRQVVSGLAKYYSPEELTNRRVVLITNVKPGKLRDVMSEGLVLCASNEDHTVVEPLLPPEGANIGEQISFSGVDGKPEDVLNPKKKQLDKITPHLFTNDKGEATFKGIPFMTSAGPCTSTISKGSIK is encoded by the exons ATGGTTGCCAATGGAGGTTCTGCTTTGGATAGGAAGCAGTTAGTAGCATCAGCGCTGGCTAAACACTTCGCCTTAGATCAT AATGCATTGATTGGAGAAAATGCGGAATGCGATTTTAGGGCTTATGTACTAAACATCTTGAAAGCTTCAAGAAATGGTGCCTCTGTGGATGATAATATTGAG GTGACAAAATGGATTACATTTGCAGATAGCTTTCCTGTAGATTCTAAGGCATGCTTTGACGTTCTCAAACAATTAAATGAAGAACTAGCTCCAAAGTCTGTACTTTTGGGTAAAGGATTGAAGCCATCTGAAGCTGATGTACTTGTGTTTTCAGTACTACACCCTTATGTG ATTGGCCTTTCAAACGCAGAGATGGAAAAGTTGCCACATGTTTTAAGATGGATGGATTACATCCAG AACAAAGAGAATTTTGGGGAGTTATTTCAGAAGATACTGCTACAGAAATGTGAATTTGATCCTCCA ttgCAGGGAAACAAAGTTGTTGCCAACAATGTTAATGAAGATTCAAATGCCAAGAAGTCTTCGCAAAGCACCAAGGTTTCAGAAAAGCCTCAAGTGAACCCAGACACTAAGAAAACTGATGCAGGG aaaaaagagaaggaaaaaaaggaagctGCTCCGGAAAAGAAGAAACCAGTTGAGACTGAAACAGCGGACAAAGAAAAGGAAGTTAGTGTTAGTTTGTTGAATATAAGAGTTGGCCTTATTCGCAAAGCATGGAAACATCCATCTGCTGACAG TTTGTTGGTTGAGGAGATAGACGTTGGTGAGGCGAAAGTGCGGCAGGTTGTGAGTGGTCTGGCAAAATACTATAGTCCAGAGGAGTTAACT AACCGCCGTGTTGTTCTTATTACTAATGTAAAACCTGGAAAGCTACGAGATGTGATGTCAGAGGGATTG GTGTTATGTGCATCTAATGAAGACCACACCGTCGTGGAACCTTTGCTTCCTCCAGAAGGAGCCAACATTGGtgaacaaatttcattttctgg GGTTGATGGAAAACCAGAAGATGTTCTTAACCCCAAAAAGAAGCAACTGGATAAGATTACACCG CATCTCTTCACCAACGACAAGGGGGAGGCAACGTTCAAAGGAATTCCTTTCATGACATCTGCAGGACCGTGCACATCGACGATCTCCAAGGGAAGTATCAAATGA
- the LOC101208898 gene encoding two-component response regulator ARR17 isoform X1: METSSSSSSSSSSCMKWSCENGYQPHVLAVDDNLVDRKLVEKLLKNSSCKVTTAENGVSALEFLGLLDEHNQHTNFERSNEWQQRSKVNMIITDYCMPGMSGYELLKKIKRSSKMKEVPVVVVSSENVPTRINKCLEEGAEMFMLKPLKQSDVVKLKCQFMN, from the exons ATGGAgacttcatcttcttcttcgtcttcttcttcttcatgtaTGAAATGGAGCTGTGAAAATGGGTATCAACCTCATGTTCTTGCTGTTGATGATAATCTTGTTGATCGTAAACTTGTTGAGAAATTGCTAAAAAACTCCTCTTGTAAAG TAACGACGGCAGAAAATGGTGTGAGTGCTTTGGAGTTCTTAGGATTGTTGGATGAACATAATCAACACACCAACTTTGAACGCTCCAAT GAGTGGCAGCAGAGGTCAAAAGTGAATATGATCATCACTGATTATTGCATGCCAGGAATGTCTGGATATGAACTTCTCAAGAAAATCAAg AGATCTTCGAAGATGAAGGAAGTTCCTGTGGTGGTTGTATCATCAGAAAACGTGCCCACTCGCATCAACAA gtGTTTAGAGGAAGGGGCAGAGATGTTTATGCTGAAACCCTTGAAACAATCTGATGTTGTGAAGCTCAAATGCCAATTCATGAACTGA
- the LOC101208898 gene encoding two-component response regulator ARR17 isoform X2: METSSSSSSSSSSCMKWSCENGYQPHVLAVDDNLVDRKLVEKLLKNSSCKVTTAENGVSALEFLGLLDEHNQHTNFERSNWQQRSKVNMIITDYCMPGMSGYELLKKIKRSSKMKEVPVVVVSSENVPTRINKCLEEGAEMFMLKPLKQSDVVKLKCQFMN, encoded by the exons ATGGAgacttcatcttcttcttcgtcttcttcttcttcatgtaTGAAATGGAGCTGTGAAAATGGGTATCAACCTCATGTTCTTGCTGTTGATGATAATCTTGTTGATCGTAAACTTGTTGAGAAATTGCTAAAAAACTCCTCTTGTAAAG TAACGACGGCAGAAAATGGTGTGAGTGCTTTGGAGTTCTTAGGATTGTTGGATGAACATAATCAACACACCAACTTTGAACGCTCCAAT TGGCAGCAGAGGTCAAAAGTGAATATGATCATCACTGATTATTGCATGCCAGGAATGTCTGGATATGAACTTCTCAAGAAAATCAAg AGATCTTCGAAGATGAAGGAAGTTCCTGTGGTGGTTGTATCATCAGAAAACGTGCCCACTCGCATCAACAA gtGTTTAGAGGAAGGGGCAGAGATGTTTATGCTGAAACCCTTGAAACAATCTGATGTTGTGAAGCTCAAATGCCAATTCATGAACTGA
- the LOC101217526 gene encoding glycerol-3-phosphate dehydrogenase [NAD(+)] 2, chloroplastic isoform X1 yields MENGKWMGASTFPTDSLDVTRYLLAVFLCDTQLSYNNPSMETPFMDLPSNNPFSTFNHPSFSHAYPSRLTIPSLSSPNYPTTSPLRFCADTTPPPILQDTDALLDSVPERTQNRRRVVRLAWEKLVRWSRSLRFKAKTDVLERTNKVAVLGGGSFGTAMAAHIAGRKPQLEVNMLLRDLLVCQSINDGHYNSKYFPKHKLPINVIATTDAKAALLGADFCFHAVPVQFSSSFLESIAHHVDPHLPFISLSKGLELNSLRMMSQIVPQALSNPRQPFVALSGPSFASELMNKLPTAMVVASKDKKLANAAQQLLASSYLRISTSSDVTGVEIAGALKNVLAIAAGIVEGMNLGNNSMAALVAQGCSEIRWLATKMGAKPTTITGLSGTGDIMLTCFVNLSRNRTVGVRLGSGENLDDILSSMNQVAEGVSTAGAVIALAQKYKVKMPVLTAVARIIDNELTPQKAVLELMGLPQVEEV; encoded by the exons atggaaaatggaaaatggatgGGGGCTTCCACTTTCCCAACTGATTCTCTCGACGTTACCCGCTATCTTCTCGCTGTCTTTCTCTGTGACACACAACTTTCTTACAACAATCCTTCAATGGAGACGCCATTTATGGACCTTCCTTCCAACAACCCTTTTTCCACTTTCAACCACCCTTCATTTTCCCACGCATACCCTTCCAGATTAACCATTCCTAGCCTCTCTTCTCCCAATTACCCCACCACTTCCCCTCTCCGCTTCTGCGCCGATACTACTCCGCCTCCCATTCTTCAAGACACTGATGCTCTTCTAGATTCCGTCCCTGAAAGAACCCAGAATCGCCGCAGGGTTGTTCGACTTGCCTGGGAGAAGTTGGTGCGATGGTCCAGGTCTTTGCGATTCAAGGCCAAGACTGACGTTCTTGAGCGCACGAACAAG GTGGCTGTGCTTGGAGGTGGATCTTTTGGCACAGCGATGGCTGCCCATATTGCTGGTAGAAAGCCCCAATTGGAAGTCAATATGCTTCTTCGTGATCTTCTAGTATGCCAGTCAATTAATGATGGTCACTACAATAG TAAGTACTTCCCAAAGCACAAGCTACCAATAAATGTTATAGCTACAACTGATGCCAAAGCTGCTTTGCTGGGGGCTGATTTCTGTTTTCATGCTGTACCTGTGCAG TTCAGTTCATCATTTCTTGAGAGTATTGCCCATCATGTTGATCCACACCTACCATTCATATCCCTGAGCAAAGGATTGGAACTCAATTCCTTGAGAATGATGTCTCAGATTGTTCCCCAAGCACTCAGTAACCCTCGACAACCTTTTGTTGCCCTTTCGGGACCTTCATTTGCTTCAGaattaatgaataaattaCCAACAG cgATGGTAGTGGCGTCAAAGGACAAAAAATTGGCAAATGCGGCTCAGCAACTACTGGCTTCTAGTTATCTAAGAATAAGCACCTCAAG TGATGTGACAGGGGTGGAGATTGCCGGTGCATTGAAGAATGTCCTTGCTATAGCAGCAGGAATCGTTGAGGGGATGAATCTTGGCAATAACTCTATGGCAGCTCTTGTGGCACAAGGTTGTTCTGAGATCCGTTGGCTGGCTACGAAG atGGGTGCGAAGCCAACCACAATTACTGGCCTCTCAGGCACAGGGGACATTATGCTTACATGCTTTGTCAACCTCTCCCGAAACAGAACAGTTGGAGTACGACTAGGATCTGGTGAGAATCTGGATGATATATTGAGCTCCATGAATCAG GTTGCAGAAGGTGTATCGA